A window of the Hordeum vulgare subsp. vulgare chromosome 5H, MorexV3_pseudomolecules_assembly, whole genome shotgun sequence genome harbors these coding sequences:
- the LOC123452744 gene encoding probable inactive receptor kinase At2g26730 translates to MASAAALLLAAAVVALLACLALADPPASEQSALLAFLAATPHERKLGWSASTPACAWVGVTCDAANSTVIKLRLPGVGLVGPIPPSTIGRLTNLQVLSLRANRVSGAIPDDILRLSALRSVFLQDNAISGAIPPGVSGLAALERLVLSHNNLSGPIPFALGGLAALRALRLDGNRLSGKIPSIANPELKVFNVSNNRLNGSIPRALARFPADAFAGNLQLCGTPLPPCSPFFPSPSPAPGMGPSDGKPPKKKKVSTAAIVGIIVAAVVVALLLVLAILFCCKRSRRGARTDGAKGTAAAATGTTRPPASSGDGTGTASSPKDDAGTSGSVAAAGGGTGEASRLVFVGKGAGYSFDLEDLLRASAEVLGKGSAGTSYKAVLEEGTTVVVKRLKEVSVSRREFEAHMETVVGGVEHPNLLPVRAYYFSKDEKLLVYDYLPAGSLSAMLHGSRGSGRTPMDWDARMRSALSTARGLAHLHSAHKLAHGNVKSTNVLLRPDHDAAALSDFCLHPIYAPSSVRAGSNGYRAPEVVDTRRPTLEADVYSLGVLLLELLTGKSPTHASLQEGDGGTLDLPRWVQSVVREEWTAEVFDVELVRLGASAEEEMVALLQVAMACVATVPDARPDAPDVVRMIEEIGAGHGQTTTEESARATTSEEERSPAAQTS, encoded by the exons ATGGCGTCCGCGGCGGCGCTGCTGCTGGCGGCCGCCGTAGTCGCCTTGCTGGCATGCCTGGCACTCGCGGACCCGCCGGCGAGCGAGCAGTCGGCGCTGCTGGCGTTCCTCGCGGCGACGCCCCACGAGCGCAAGCTTGGGTGGAGCGCGTCCACGCCGGCCTGCGCGTGGGTCGGGGTCACCTGCGACGCCGCCAACTCCACCGTCATCAAGCTGCGCCTACCCGGCGTCGGGCTCGTCGGCCCCATCCCGCCGTCCACCATAGGCCGCCTCACCAACCTCCAGGTGCTGTCCCTCCGCGCCAACCGCGTGTCCGGGGCCATCCCCGACGACATCCTCCGGCTCTCCGCCCTCCGCTCTGTCTTCCTGCAGGACAACGCCATCTCCGGCGCCATCCCGCCGGGGGTCTCCGGGCTCGCGGCGCTCGAGCGGCTAGTGCTCTCCCACAACAACCTGTCGGGCCCCATCCCCTTCGCGCTTGGCGGCCTCGCCGCGCTCCGCGCGCTCAGGCTCGACGGCAACCGGCTGTCCGGCAAGATCCCCAGCATCGCCAACCCcgagctcaaggtgttcaacgtcTCCAACAACCGTCTCAACGGGTCCATCCCGCGGGCGCTCGCGCGGTTCCCCGCCGACGCCTTCGCCGGGAACCTCCAGCTGTGCGGCACGCCGCTGCCCCCCTGCAGCCCCTTCTTCCCATCCCCGTCGCCGGCGCCAGGGATGGGCCCGAGCGACGGCAAGCCACCGAAAAAGAAGAAGGTATCCACCGCTGCGATCGTCGGCATCATCGTGGCCGCCGTGGTCGTCGCGCTGCTGCTAGTTCTGGCCATCCTGTTCTGCTGCAAGAGGTCCCGGCGAGGCGCGCGCACGGACGGCGCAAAGGGCACGGCGGCCGCGGCGACAGGCACAACAAGACCGCCGGCGTCGTCCGGCGACGGCACGGGCACGGCGTCCTCGCCAAAGGACGACGCCGGAACCTCCGGGTCTGTGGCCGCGGCGGGAGGCGGGACGGGGGAGGCGAGCCGGCTGGTGTTCGTGGGGAAGGGCGCGGGGTACAGCTTCGACCTAGAGGACCTGCTGCGCGCGTCGGCGGAGGTGCTGGGGAAGGGGAGCGCGGGGACGTCGTACAAGGCGGTGCTGGAGGAGGGGACGACGGTGGTGGTGAAGCGGCTCAAGGAGGTGTCGGTGTCCCGGCGCGAGTTCGAGGCGCACATGGAGACGGTGGTCGGCGGCGTGGAGCACCCCAACCTTCTCCCCGTCCGCGCATACTACTTCTCCAAGGACGAGAAGCTGCTCGTCTACGACTACCTCCCCGCCGGCAGCCTCTCCGCCATGCTCCACG GGAGCCGGGGCTCCGGCCGGACGCCCATGGACTGGGACGCGCGCATGCGGTCGGCGCTGTCGACCGCCCGCGGGCTCGCGCACCTGCACTCGGCGCACAAGCTCGCGCACGGCAACGTCAAGTCCACCAACGTCCTCCTCCGGCCGGACCACGACGCCGCCGCGCTTTCCGACTTCTGCCTCCACCCGATCTACGCGCCGTCGTCTGTCCGCGCGGGCTCCAACGGCTACCGCGCCCCGGAGGTGGTGGACACGCGGCGGCCCACGCTGGAAGCGGACGTCTACTCCCTCGGCGTGCTCCTGCTGGAGCTCCTCACCGGCAAGTCCCCGACGCACGCGTCCCTGCAGGAGGGCGACGGCGGCACGCTCGACCTGCCGCGGTGGGTGCAGTCGGTGGTGCGCGAGGAGTGGACCGCCGAGGTGTTCGACGTCGAGCTCGTGCGGCTGGGCGCCAGCGCCGAGGAGGAGATGGTGGCGCTGCTGCAGGTGGCCATGGCCTGCGTGGCCACCGTGCCCGACGCGCGCCCGGACGCGCCGGACGTTGTCAGGATGATCGAGGAGATCGGGGCCGGCCACGGGCAGACCACGACGGAGGAGAGCGCTCGGGCGACCACCTCCGAGGAGGAGCGGTCCCCGGCCGCCCAGACATCGTAG
- the LOC123398826 gene encoding probable arabinosyltransferase ARAD1 has translation MAMWHVRAEIAPAILLVVDFGGWYKLDSKSGGSNSSHMIQHTQVSLLKDVIVPYTHLLPTLHLSENMDRPTLLYFKGAKHRHRGGLVRENLWDLMDNEPDVVMEEGFPNAIGSEQSIKGMRTSELCLHPAGDTPSSCRLFDAVASLCIPVIVSDDIELPFKGMIDYTEFSIFVSVGNAMRPKWLTNYLRNISKQQKDDLRRNLARVRHIFEYENSQHDSWDSAPENGAMNHIWKKIHQKLPMIQEAVTREKRKPEGASIPLWCHCT, from the exons ATGGCAATGTGGCATGTCCGGGCGGAGATTGCTCCTGCAATTCTACTGGTGGTTGATTTTGGTGGGTGGTACAAACTGGATTCAAAATCTGGAGGCAGCAACTCTTCTCATATGATACAGCACACTCAAGTGTCATTGCTCAAAGATGTCATTGTGCCTTACACACATTTGCTCCCTACCCTGCACCTGTCAGAAAATATGGATCGCCCCACTCTTCTGTACTTCAAGGGAGCCAAACACAGGCATCGG GGTGGTTTGGTGCGTGaaaatttgtgggacttgatggaTAATGAGCCTGATGTTGTCATGGAGGAAGGTTTTCCTAATGCCATAGGAAGTGAACAGTCAATAAAAGGGATGCGGACATCAGAACTCTGCTTGCACCCAGCTGGTGACACCCCAAGTTCATGTCGTCTATTTGACGCTGTTGCAAGTCTTTGCATACCAGTCATTGTCAGCGATGACATTGAGCTTCCTTTCAAAGGGATGATTGACTACACAGAGTTCTCCATTTTTGTGTCAGTCGGTAACGCAATGAGACCCAAATGGCTAACAAACTACCTAAGGAATATCTCCAAGCAGCAGAAGGATGATTTGAGAAGAAACCTTGCCCGAGTCCGGCACATCTTTGAGTACGAAAACAGTCAGCACGATAGCTGGGACTCCGCCCCAGAAAATGGTGCTATGAACCATATATGGAAGAAGATTCATCAGAAGTTGCCGATGATTCAAGAAGCAGTCACCCGGGAGAAGCGGAAGCCAGAAGGCGCATCGATCCCACTTTGGTGCCATTGTACATGA